From a region of the Leptospira kmetyi serovar Malaysia str. Bejo-Iso9 genome:
- a CDS encoding M23 family metallopeptidase — protein sequence MEAENNKVINYLIPVKTDQLENKITSTFGESRGDHFHNGMDISSMNEPVLAMAEGKVLYSRYAEDHPFEDELGTGNSVWLDHGSGNFTAYYHLKDGRISKLLKPDLIKAGEKIGVTGNSGHSSGAHLHFVVLRKYGLEILDPMKFLSPIPDSSVPEISSLLVHVNGKFTNINDGDNINLSKEFPFTVSIVDAGEKKSQRRGITKVQYFLNGEALRSADFGALQYSSAEWKNPDGYPFTSLYHKDQYLVGNLNLKSGENTIKVVAWDFKGNVNERSFTFYVSRL from the coding sequence ATGGAAGCGGAAAATAATAAAGTAATAAATTATCTTATCCCCGTCAAAACCGATCAGCTGGAAAACAAAATCACCTCGACTTTCGGCGAATCCAGGGGGGATCACTTTCACAACGGGATGGATATTTCTTCCATGAACGAACCCGTTCTTGCGATGGCCGAAGGAAAAGTTTTATACAGTCGTTATGCGGAAGATCATCCTTTCGAAGACGAACTCGGCACCGGGAATTCCGTTTGGTTGGATCACGGCTCCGGAAATTTTACCGCATATTACCACTTGAAAGACGGTAGAATTTCCAAGCTCTTAAAACCGGATTTGATCAAGGCGGGAGAAAAAATCGGGGTCACCGGAAATTCCGGTCACTCAAGCGGAGCGCACCTCCACTTTGTTGTACTTCGGAAATACGGTCTGGAGATTCTCGATCCGATGAAATTTCTTTCCCCGATTCCGGACAGCTCCGTTCCCGAAATTTCAAGTCTTCTCGTTCACGTAAACGGAAAGTTTACGAACATCAACGACGGAGATAACATCAATCTTTCGAAAGAATTTCCGTTCACCGTATCGATCGTGGATGCGGGCGAAAAAAAATCCCAGAGAAGGGGAATCACAAAGGTTCAGTATTTTTTAAACGGAGAAGCGTTGCGTTCCGCCGACTTCGGCGCCTTACAATATTCTTCCGCGGAATGGAAGAATCCGGACGGTTATCCGTTTACGAGCCTTTATCATAAGGATCAATATTTGGTCGGAAATCTGAATTTAAAATCGGGCGAGAATACGATCAAAGTCGTCGCTTGGGATTTCAAAGGCAACGTAAACGAAAGAAGTTTTACGTTTTATGTAAGTCGTCTTTGA
- a CDS encoding RNA polymerase sigma factor codes for MNLSKDKTLDLVSRCGDGEEEALKQFFEIYSEDIYNFPMKIFHLSEDDAGDFFIYAFERLKTGARFGSFKGKSSFRTWFYSVLRNMLIDWQRTKRELKVTNLGKISKEGKEYATIEDEPDTRPEMQEEASELSDRFNQALEEIGVDKRVIFKLSYIYYLNLNEDEVQYLLEKTGLSPDALKEKILHLRSELSNREEENIRMEDKITSLYLNILDLKEKQQNTAKIAPILPMEVDKTSHALKKKYEQRKKLLEKKKKGHFLARTPYREVADLIGISEGNVSVTLLRLIEKIQKKLDFSDLDF; via the coding sequence ATGAATTTGTCAAAAGATAAAACCCTGGATCTTGTCTCTCGGTGCGGAGACGGAGAGGAAGAGGCGCTCAAACAATTCTTCGAAATTTATTCGGAGGATATCTACAACTTCCCGATGAAAATCTTTCATCTGAGCGAAGACGACGCCGGCGATTTTTTTATCTACGCATTCGAAAGATTGAAAACCGGAGCTCGATTCGGGAGCTTTAAGGGAAAATCCAGCTTTAGAACCTGGTTCTATTCGGTTCTCCGAAACATGCTGATCGATTGGCAAAGAACCAAACGGGAACTGAAGGTCACGAACCTCGGCAAAATCAGCAAAGAAGGGAAAGAATACGCAACGATCGAAGACGAACCCGACACTCGTCCGGAAATGCAGGAAGAAGCGAGCGAACTTTCCGACAGATTCAACCAGGCTTTGGAAGAAATCGGGGTCGATAAACGGGTTATCTTTAAACTTTCCTACATCTATTACTTAAATCTAAACGAAGACGAAGTTCAATATCTTCTGGAAAAAACGGGACTTTCTCCCGACGCACTCAAGGAAAAAATTCTTCATCTCCGGTCGGAACTTTCCAATCGAGAAGAAGAGAATATAAGAATGGAGGACAAAATTACGTCTCTTTATTTGAATATTCTCGATCTAAAAGAAAAACAACAAAACACGGCGAAGATCGCACCGATTCTCCCCATGGAAGTGGACAAAACTTCTCACGCTTTGAAGAAAAAATACGAACAGCGTAAGAAACTTTTGGAAAAGAAAAAGAAGGGCCACTTCCTCGCAAGAACCCCCTACAGAGAGGTTGCGGACCTAATCGGGATTTCGGAAGGAAATGTAAGCGTCACTCTACTCCGTTTAATTGAAAAAATTCAGAAAAAGCTAGATTTTAGTGATTTGGATTTTTAA
- a CDS encoding CHAT domain-containing protein codes for MLNLIIDRVGTVNVFNILDTSGSGSESHLQSTIDEDLILEYIKEIENLVRVSNAVNSKGVSHKTLETEILHELKILGETFYDQFFPAPIQEKLRLTTEKYLHLNMDPKLGVIPWELLHDGTCFLSDKFFIGKTVRGESSQSTFKEKEKLRMLIIADPTEDLEWAQKEGEQLFKVLSEKVSPSRLEIEFIGGKQVTKLKLLSLIKGKNIIHYSGHLFFSDDPLENGWLISEGKILKAREIKNSGFNTDLVFSNSCQSNSNASRTLNSDLMNNFAGAFLMSGIKSFIGTNWEIIDNQNTIDFTIQFYSYLFSDRSIGESLFLAKEYARRIFDTNDLTWTNYSLHGIPNQQVMMDPTKGKPIQKIINPSLISKFYPSNIASSYYNFTQKQKEETESSFELIQSLIFSFEEFSKIVGGIIFSDHQHHSLGKYIPNNPDDAVEVKKWWELIYQCLADFRKLEISPLISNIQEVLQVNKDTIQKMIQWIELYRRGQILRDSADGYLISFQYYYENLLMELEELEKTSIFLVSTNSNNHLFFRGVKPETSLVVAPVVKQDYIGEQIEKFRGKVIVFNENRMTIIPMLCSVIENPETKDLELSFPGFKSEKNSIQNL; via the coding sequence ATGCTGAACCTGATTATAGATAGAGTCGGAACCGTAAACGTATTCAACATTTTGGATACGTCGGGAAGCGGCTCGGAATCGCATCTTCAATCCACGATCGACGAAGACCTCATCTTAGAATACATTAAGGAAATCGAAAATTTAGTTCGGGTTTCCAACGCGGTCAATTCCAAAGGCGTAAGTCATAAAACTCTCGAAACCGAAATTCTCCACGAGTTGAAAATTCTCGGAGAAACGTTTTACGATCAGTTTTTTCCCGCGCCGATCCAAGAGAAGCTCCGACTTACGACCGAAAAATATCTGCACTTAAACATGGACCCGAAACTCGGAGTGATTCCGTGGGAACTCCTACACGACGGAACCTGTTTTTTGTCGGATAAATTCTTTATCGGAAAAACCGTTCGCGGAGAATCCAGCCAGAGCACTTTCAAAGAAAAGGAAAAGCTGAGAATGCTCATCATCGCCGATCCGACCGAGGATTTGGAATGGGCGCAAAAAGAAGGGGAACAACTCTTCAAGGTTCTCAGCGAAAAAGTTTCTCCTTCCCGCTTGGAAATAGAATTCATCGGCGGAAAACAAGTAACCAAACTCAAACTTCTTTCCTTAATCAAAGGGAAGAATATCATCCACTACTCCGGTCATCTTTTCTTTTCAGACGATCCGCTTGAAAACGGTTGGTTGATCTCCGAAGGGAAAATTCTCAAAGCGAGAGAGATCAAAAACTCCGGGTTCAATACCGATTTGGTTTTTTCGAACTCCTGCCAATCGAACTCGAACGCCTCGAGAACTCTCAATTCAGATTTGATGAATAATTTTGCCGGCGCGTTTTTGATGTCCGGGATCAAAAGTTTTATCGGAACGAATTGGGAGATCATCGATAACCAAAACACGATCGACTTTACGATCCAGTTTTATTCGTATCTTTTCAGCGATCGAAGCATCGGAGAATCCCTCTTTCTCGCAAAAGAATATGCGCGGAGAATTTTCGATACGAACGATTTGACTTGGACCAACTATTCGCTTCACGGAATCCCGAACCAACAAGTGATGATGGATCCGACCAAAGGAAAACCGATTCAAAAGATCATCAATCCTTCGCTCATTTCCAAATTCTATCCTTCGAACATCGCGTCTTCTTATTACAACTTCACTCAAAAACAAAAAGAGGAAACTGAAAGTTCCTTCGAGTTGATCCAGTCCTTGATATTTTCCTTCGAGGAATTTTCAAAGATCGTGGGCGGGATCATTTTCAGCGATCATCAACATCATTCTTTGGGGAAATACATTCCCAACAATCCGGACGACGCCGTCGAAGTTAAGAAATGGTGGGAACTCATCTATCAATGTCTCGCCGATTTTAGAAAACTCGAAATCAGCCCGTTGATCAGCAATATCCAGGAAGTCCTTCAAGTGAACAAGGACACGATCCAAAAGATGATTCAATGGATCGAACTTTATAGAAGGGGTCAAATTCTCCGCGACTCGGCGGACGGTTATCTGATTTCGTTTCAGTACTACTATGAAAACCTTTTGATGGAATTGGAAGAATTGGAAAAGACGAGCATCTTTCTCGTTTCGACGAACTCGAACAATCACCTGTTTTTCAGAGGCGTAAAACCGGAAACTTCTTTGGTGGTCGCGCCCGTTGTAAAACAGGATTATATCGGGGAACAAATCGAAAAATTCCGCGGCAAGGTGATCGTATTCAACGAAAATAGAATGACGATCATTCCGATGCTTTGCAGCGTCATCGAAAATCCGGAAACAAAGGATCTCGAACTCAGTTTCCCCGGTTTTAAATCGGAAAAAAACTCCATTCAAAATCTTTAA
- a CDS encoding phasin-related domain-containing protein has translation MEKEIKEALNFAIGAAKSLREQADSILLKVEKEFKELASKGAQDQSEVANNLRKYIEEALHSVEGVAGQVNSKVEEVKSKVGQGVSSAKATLNGSSKSKADSTTKQ, from the coding sequence ATGGAAAAAGAAATCAAGGAAGCGCTTAACTTTGCGATTGGGGCGGCAAAATCTCTCCGCGAGCAAGCTGACAGCATTCTCCTGAAAGTTGAAAAAGAATTTAAGGAACTTGCATCCAAAGGAGCTCAAGATCAATCCGAGGTTGCCAACAACCTTAGAAAATACATCGAAGAAGCTCTTCATTCGGTTGAAGGTGTTGCAGGTCAAGTCAACTCTAAGGTAGAGGAAGTTAAATCGAAAGTTGGCCAAGGCGTTTCATCTGCGAAAGCTACTTTGAACGGATCTTCAAAGTCTAAAGCAGACTCTACCACTAAACAATAA
- the pckA gene encoding phosphoenolpyruvate carboxykinase (ATP), translating into MQAQTQVKGLKELGLEPSEIFHNLSYDEIYEHEKKNGETVVSSNGTMMVDTGIFTGRSPKDKYFVDEPSSNGNIWWSHINFKVSESIFDELYKKCVNYLSHKKLYVFDGYAGANPETRVSLRVVSEKAWQHHFCTNMFLRPTKEELPGLDPEFTIINACGIKNENFKQHGMNSEVFVIFHLAKKICIIGGTEYGGEMKKGIFSVMNYKLPLQGILSMHCSANVGKDGDTALFFGLSGTGKTTLSTDPNRKLIGDDEHGWDDNGIFNIEGGCYAKVINLDPKTEPDIYEAIRKDALLENVVYDPQTKVVDYSSAAKTENTRVSYPIFHINNIQVPSKGGHPKTIIFLTYDAFGVLPPVSRLSIEQAMYHFLSGYTAKVAGTERGIKEPTATFSACFGAAFMTLHPTKYAKLLGEKMKKHNVRAYLMNTGLVGGSYGVGKRMNLPSTRKIIDEILNGNIEKSEFVTHPVFQVAYPKTIDGVDTSILDPREAWADKAAYDETAMKLGEMFIKNFKQYAEGSKDFDFTAFGPKI; encoded by the coding sequence ATGCAGGCCCAGACTCAGGTAAAAGGCTTGAAGGAACTCGGACTCGAACCTTCTGAAATATTCCATAACCTTTCCTATGACGAAATTTATGAGCATGAGAAAAAAAACGGAGAAACCGTAGTTTCCAGCAACGGAACGATGATGGTAGACACCGGAATTTTTACCGGTAGATCCCCAAAGGACAAATACTTCGTAGATGAACCTTCTTCCAATGGAAACATTTGGTGGAGCCATATCAACTTCAAAGTTTCCGAATCGATCTTCGACGAACTTTATAAGAAATGCGTTAATTATCTGAGTCACAAAAAACTCTACGTTTTCGACGGTTATGCAGGTGCGAACCCGGAAACCAGAGTGAGTCTTCGCGTTGTTTCCGAAAAAGCTTGGCAACATCACTTTTGCACAAACATGTTCCTTCGTCCTACTAAGGAAGAATTACCGGGTCTTGATCCTGAATTTACGATCATCAACGCCTGCGGAATCAAAAACGAAAATTTCAAACAACACGGAATGAACTCTGAAGTGTTTGTAATTTTCCATCTTGCGAAGAAGATTTGTATCATCGGTGGAACCGAATATGGCGGAGAAATGAAGAAAGGTATCTTCTCCGTTATGAACTACAAACTTCCGTTACAGGGAATTCTAAGTATGCACTGTTCCGCGAACGTCGGAAAAGACGGGGACACCGCTCTTTTCTTCGGTCTTTCCGGAACCGGTAAAACCACTCTTTCCACCGACCCGAACCGCAAGCTGATTGGAGACGACGAGCACGGTTGGGACGACAACGGAATCTTCAACATCGAAGGCGGTTGCTACGCTAAGGTGATCAACTTAGATCCGAAAACCGAGCCGGACATCTACGAAGCGATTCGTAAGGACGCTCTTCTTGAGAACGTTGTTTACGATCCTCAAACGAAAGTAGTGGATTATTCTTCCGCCGCAAAAACGGAGAACACTCGCGTTTCTTATCCGATCTTTCATATCAATAACATTCAGGTTCCTTCCAAAGGCGGACATCCGAAAACCATTATATTCTTAACTTATGATGCGTTCGGAGTTCTTCCACCGGTTTCCAGATTGAGCATCGAACAAGCGATGTATCACTTTCTTTCCGGTTATACCGCGAAAGTTGCCGGAACGGAAAGAGGAATTAAAGAACCGACTGCGACTTTCTCCGCATGTTTCGGCGCGGCGTTTATGACTCTTCACCCGACTAAATACGCAAAATTGCTCGGTGAAAAAATGAAGAAACACAACGTAAGAGCGTATCTGATGAACACCGGTCTTGTCGGTGGATCTTACGGAGTAGGAAAGCGTATGAACCTTCCTTCTACTCGTAAAATCATCGACGAGATTTTGAACGGAAACATCGAGAAGTCCGAGTTCGTGACGCATCCGGTTTTCCAAGTGGCATATCCTAAAACGATCGACGGCGTTGATACTTCTATTCTCGATCCAAGAGAAGCTTGGGCCGACAAAGCGGCTTATGATGAAACCGCTATGAAGTTGGGGGAAATGTTCATTAAAAACTTTAAGCAGTATGCCGAAGGTTCTAAGGACTTCGACTTTACCGCTTTTGGTCCGAAAATCTAA
- a CDS encoding PIN/TRAM domain-containing protein produces the protein MIHIYKVLTSLFLSGITFAVTHKQAGDLYLAGPIAGVVLVVSLILLYGESSLFPKLKADVLFCAGLGALLGLAIAWFVGEVVHFEELNVALYFLFALFGILAGVAFAKEPGLGIFGGGGGSGTGFGVGIEKEEVRDKILDTSVVIDGRILDIADTHFLDGPLILPNFVLREIQLISDSSDPIKRARGRRGLEMLNKLQRKGSIEVKITYKDYSDTREVDAKLIKLARDTGGKIVTNDFNLNKVAELQGVKVLNLNTLANALKPVVLPGEELGIQVIKEGKDENQGIGYLEDGTMVVIENGGHLVGKEVKVTVTSIIQTAAGKMIFTKANPNGASEKGNRQPHSS, from the coding sequence ATGATTCATATCTATAAAGTACTCACGTCTCTATTCCTCTCCGGAATTACCTTTGCGGTAACTCACAAACAAGCCGGAGATCTTTACTTAGCCGGTCCTATCGCCGGAGTTGTCCTGGTAGTTTCCTTAATTCTTCTTTATGGAGAATCCAGTCTTTTTCCAAAGCTCAAAGCCGACGTGCTTTTTTGCGCGGGTCTCGGCGCTCTTCTCGGTCTTGCAATCGCATGGTTCGTAGGCGAGGTGGTTCACTTTGAAGAATTGAACGTCGCGCTTTACTTTCTATTCGCGCTTTTCGGAATTCTCGCCGGAGTCGCTTTTGCGAAAGAACCTGGCCTTGGAATTTTCGGCGGCGGCGGAGGTTCCGGAACCGGATTCGGCGTCGGAATCGAAAAGGAAGAAGTCAGAGATAAGATTCTCGATACTTCGGTCGTAATCGACGGAAGAATTTTGGACATCGCCGATACGCACTTTTTGGACGGTCCGTTGATTCTTCCCAACTTCGTGTTGAGAGAAATCCAGCTGATCAGCGATTCTTCCGATCCGATCAAAAGAGCGAGGGGAAGAAGAGGCCTTGAGATGTTGAACAAACTTCAACGCAAAGGTTCCATCGAAGTAAAAATCACGTATAAGGATTATTCCGATACCCGAGAAGTCGATGCGAAGTTGATCAAACTCGCAAGAGATACCGGCGGAAAAATCGTTACAAACGACTTTAACCTCAACAAAGTTGCGGAATTGCAGGGCGTGAAAGTTCTCAATTTGAATACTCTTGCAAACGCGTTGAAACCGGTCGTTCTTCCCGGAGAGGAACTTGGAATCCAAGTAATCAAGGAAGGAAAGGACGAAAACCAAGGAATCGGTTATCTCGAAGACGGCACGATGGTCGTAATCGAAAACGGCGGTCACCTTGTTGGAAAAGAGGTCAAAGTGACAGTAACTTCCATCATTCAAACCGCGGCCGGAAAGATGATCTTCACGAAAGCGAACCCAAACGGGGCTTCCGAGAAGGGAAATCGACAGCCGCATTCCTCTTGA
- a CDS encoding CarD family transcriptional regulator codes for MAAKKKNSEIEHKVGDYVVYPIHGVGEILEISKKNILGKKKDCYVLEIQGSKMKVMIPVDKAEQVRIRPIIDKKEIKKVIALLKKDEVDTEEDWKIRYQNNLNKIKSGSIYEVGEVCRNLFRRANGKELSIMERKLYESAYNLVKMEVALSKGVTQEEAGNLVSDVLASTLSPSERKAEEEE; via the coding sequence TTGGCTGCCAAAAAGAAAAATTCCGAGATCGAACACAAGGTAGGCGACTACGTAGTCTATCCCATCCATGGAGTTGGAGAAATTCTCGAAATCTCCAAAAAGAACATCCTTGGTAAAAAGAAGGATTGCTACGTTCTCGAAATCCAGGGTAGTAAGATGAAGGTTATGATACCTGTTGACAAAGCAGAACAGGTTCGAATCCGCCCTATCATCGATAAAAAAGAGATCAAGAAAGTCATCGCACTCCTAAAAAAGGACGAAGTCGATACGGAAGAAGACTGGAAGATCCGCTACCAAAATAACCTCAACAAGATCAAGTCCGGATCGATTTATGAGGTCGGAGAAGTCTGCAGAAACCTATTTCGTAGAGCAAATGGAAAAGAACTCTCTATCATGGAGAGAAAGCTTTACGAAAGCGCCTATAATCTTGTGAAAATGGAAGTTGCATTGAGCAAAGGTGTTACTCAAGAAGAAGCGGGGAATCTCGTTTCCGATGTATTGGCGAGCACTCTCTCTCCTAGTGAAAGAAAGGCAGAAGAAGAAGAATAA
- a CDS encoding cytochrome c oxidase subunit 3 family protein, with translation MSTAKHAEFHHAHHFDSAEHQYDASKQGIWLFLVTEILMFGALFVGYTIYHSLYPEVFHAGSHHLSVPMGAFNTVVLLFSSFTMALGIHYVQVDKKKEAIIALAVTVLCALTFMVVKYFEYSAKIHHGLLPGKFFTNTEMGDIKNAAMFFGFYFVMTGIHGSHVLIGAGLIIWVMIKVIKGEVNSSYYTPVEGVGLFWHVVDLIWIYLFPLLYLVS, from the coding sequence ATGAGTACCGCTAAGCACGCGGAATTTCACCATGCTCATCACTTTGACAGTGCTGAGCATCAGTATGACGCTTCTAAACAAGGAATCTGGTTATTCCTTGTTACGGAAATTCTAATGTTTGGCGCCCTCTTCGTGGGTTATACCATTTACCATTCTTTGTATCCTGAAGTGTTCCACGCGGGAAGTCATCACTTGTCCGTTCCGATGGGAGCGTTCAACACTGTGGTTCTTCTTTTCAGTTCGTTTACGATGGCGTTGGGAATTCACTACGTTCAAGTGGATAAGAAAAAAGAAGCGATCATCGCTCTTGCGGTAACCGTTCTTTGTGCACTTACGTTTATGGTCGTGAAGTATTTCGAATATTCCGCGAAGATCCATCACGGACTTCTTCCGGGAAAATTCTTTACTAACACCGAGATGGGAGACATCAAAAACGCGGCTATGTTTTTCGGTTTTTACTTCGTAATGACCGGGATTCACGGATCTCACGTTTTGATCGGTGCGGGTCTGATCATTTGGGTCATGATCAAAGTGATTAAGGGAGAAGTGAATTCTTCCTACTACACTCCGGTAGAAGGCGTTGGTCTTTTCTGGCACGTAGTCGACTTGATTTGGATCTACCTCTTCCCGCTTCTTTATTTGGTGAGTTAA
- the ctaD gene encoding cytochrome c oxidase subunit I, producing MSTATASHTDNYLNHEKGIWSWLTTIDHKRIGIMYFFAIMSFFLLGGIFALLVRIELFTPGQTLGFVTPDIYNRMMTYHGAIMVFMVIVPGIPAIFGNFILPIQLGAKDVAFPRLNLASWYIFMSGAAIAAFSLFTQKVDTGWTFYTPYSISNSVSNGVIMLVMGAFVMGFSSILTGLNFIVTTHKLRAPGMTMNRIPLMVWALYATSIIQVLATPVLAITLLLLVAERTLGVGIFDPTLGGDPVLFQHFFWFYSHPAVYIMILPAMGVISELVTTFSRKIIFGYTAIAYSSLAIAAVSFLVWGHHMFVSGQSEFAGVLFSFITMLVGVPTAIKLFNWISTMYKGSVRLDAPMLFAIGFMFLFTIGGLTGVFLASTGMDVHFHDTYFVVAHFHYVMVGGTLMAVMGGLLYWFPKVTGKMTSDLLGRISWVFIFTGFNVTFFPQFILGSMGMPRRYYDYLPEFTSLNQISTVGSWLIGTGFLVGLAAVIHGLIAGKEAGANPWGGKTLEWTIPSPPTHENFEKTPTVTGGPYEYR from the coding sequence ATGTCTACAGCAACTGCAAGTCATACTGACAACTACCTCAACCACGAAAAGGGAATCTGGTCCTGGCTCACTACGATCGATCATAAACGGATCGGGATCATGTATTTCTTTGCGATTATGTCATTCTTCCTTTTGGGAGGAATTTTCGCTCTTCTGGTTCGTATCGAACTTTTTACTCCGGGACAAACTCTCGGTTTCGTAACTCCGGATATTTACAATAGAATGATGACTTATCACGGCGCCATTATGGTGTTCATGGTAATCGTTCCCGGAATTCCTGCGATCTTCGGAAACTTCATTCTCCCGATTCAACTCGGTGCAAAGGACGTTGCGTTCCCAAGATTGAACCTCGCAAGCTGGTATATCTTTATGAGCGGCGCGGCGATCGCAGCGTTTTCCCTTTTCACTCAAAAAGTGGATACCGGTTGGACGTTCTACACCCCTTATTCCATCTCAAACTCCGTTTCCAACGGTGTGATTATGCTGGTTATGGGCGCCTTCGTAATGGGATTTTCTTCCATTCTTACCGGGTTGAACTTTATCGTAACCACTCATAAACTGAGAGCGCCTGGAATGACGATGAACCGTATTCCTTTGATGGTTTGGGCGCTTTATGCGACTTCCATCATTCAGGTTCTTGCAACTCCGGTTCTTGCAATCACCCTTCTTCTGCTCGTTGCGGAAAGAACTCTGGGCGTTGGGATTTTTGATCCGACTCTCGGCGGGGATCCGGTTCTGTTTCAGCACTTCTTCTGGTTCTATTCTCACCCTGCGGTTTACATCATGATTCTTCCTGCGATGGGTGTGATTTCCGAACTAGTGACCACTTTCTCCAGAAAGATCATTTTCGGTTACACTGCGATTGCGTATTCTTCTCTTGCGATTGCCGCGGTTTCCTTCTTGGTTTGGGGTCACCACATGTTCGTGTCCGGTCAGTCCGAGTTTGCGGGAGTTTTATTCTCCTTCATTACGATGCTCGTGGGAGTTCCTACGGCGATCAAACTCTTCAACTGGATTTCGACGATGTATAAAGGATCCGTTCGTTTGGACGCTCCTATGCTTTTTGCGATCGGATTTATGTTTCTTTTTACCATCGGCGGTTTGACCGGTGTGTTCCTCGCTTCCACAGGGATGGACGTTCACTTTCACGATACTTATTTCGTGGTCGCGCACTTCCACTACGTGATGGTGGGTGGAACTTTGATGGCCGTGATGGGCGGTTTGCTCTACTGGTTCCCAAAAGTTACCGGTAAAATGACTTCCGATCTTTTAGGAAGAATTTCCTGGGTTTTTATCTTCACTGGATTTAACGTAACTTTCTTTCCGCAGTTCATTCTTGGATCTATGGGAATGCCGAGAAGATACTACGACTACTTACCTGAATTCACCAGCTTAAACCAAATTTCCACAGTTGGATCTTGGTTGATCGGAACCGGATTCTTGGTAGGACTTGCGGCAGTGATCCACGGATTGATCGCCGGAAAAGAAGCGGGCGCGAACCCTTGGGGTGGAAAAACCCTCGAGTGGACGATTCCTTCTCCACCTACTCACGAAAACTTTGAAAAAACTCCGACAGTAACGGGAGGACCTTATGAGTACCGCTAA
- the coxB gene encoding cytochrome c oxidase subunit II, which produces MTWLNLITATSFMPVQASEVAKNVDNLYLFLLVSSLISFVILIGGMTWFIFKYRRKTDNDKTAYITHNTLAEFLWSFIPLVIMIVIFWWGWVIFADLRRVHDKGDIEIHVTARQWQWTFKYPNGVTVVSPNATEKLDTLFQPNGIYVPVGKTVRLVLTSQDVLHSFYVPAFRNKMDAIPGRYTTLTFTPTEKGDFVVYCTEFCGTSHSNMLSAIRVVDSETFDKWYAAAGNVDLSKVPPAELGKKLYAEKACAGCHSIDGSRLVGPSYKGLFGSAREFEAGPGATADENYIRKSILQPTAQVVKGYPPAMPSYQGQLSDDEINALIEYIKTLK; this is translated from the coding sequence ATGACCTGGTTGAACCTCATTACGGCAACAAGTTTCATGCCGGTTCAGGCTTCCGAAGTAGCAAAGAATGTAGATAATCTCTATCTCTTTCTACTCGTATCCAGTCTGATCTCCTTTGTCATTCTCATCGGGGGAATGACTTGGTTTATTTTTAAATACAGGAGAAAGACCGACAACGATAAGACTGCCTATATCACTCACAATACTCTGGCAGAATTTCTTTGGTCCTTTATCCCCTTAGTAATCATGATCGTGATTTTCTGGTGGGGCTGGGTGATTTTCGCAGACCTCAGAAGAGTTCACGATAAAGGCGATATCGAAATTCACGTAACCGCGAGACAGTGGCAGTGGACTTTCAAATATCCGAACGGTGTGACCGTTGTTTCTCCTAACGCGACTGAAAAGTTGGACACTCTTTTTCAGCCGAACGGAATTTACGTTCCCGTTGGAAAAACGGTTCGTCTTGTTTTGACTTCTCAGGATGTTCTTCACTCTTTCTACGTTCCTGCCTTCCGGAATAAGATGGATGCGATCCCTGGACGTTATACTACTTTGACGTTTACTCCGACCGAAAAGGGAGACTTCGTAGTTTATTGTACGGAATTTTGCGGAACTTCTCACTCCAATATGCTTTCCGCGATTCGTGTTGTGGATTCCGAAACTTTTGATAAATGGTATGCGGCTGCCGGTAACGTGGATCTTTCCAAAGTTCCTCCTGCCGAACTCGGTAAAAAACTCTACGCTGAAAAAGCTTGTGCGGGTTGTCACTCGATCGACGGTTCTCGTCTGGTCGGTCCTTCCTACAAGGGTCTTTTCGGAAGCGCGAGAGAATTTGAAGCCGGTCCGGGCGCGACCGCGGATGAGAATTACATTCGTAAATCCATTCTTCAACCGACCGCTCAAGTCGTAAAAGGTTATCCGCCTGCGATGCCTTCTTATCAGGGACAGCTTTCGGACGACGAAATCAACGCTCTGATCGAGTATATTAAAACCCTTAAATAG